The following coding sequences are from one Vidua chalybeata isolate OUT-0048 unplaced genomic scaffold, bVidCha1 merged haplotype W_reject_10, whole genome shotgun sequence window:
- the LOC128783071 gene encoding C-type lectin domain family 2 member E-like isoform X2, which produces MAEVPFEEGGDSAAMMELLQQRAEGRTNFSRRCTNDRKVTITVTVLAVVLLLTVAIITLAAKKHPPCPAPALPSCLESGIGFGNKCFYFLEEEVDWEGSQHSCLSRQAHLATIDTKEELHFLLRYGNFMEYWVGLWREGSGPWKWLNGSLFNALHLQRHRSEVQEDTEILNST; this is translated from the exons atggcagaAGTCCCTTTTGAAGAAG GTGGAGACTCGGCTGCTatgatggagctgctgcagcagagagcagagggaaggaccA ATTTCAGCCGCAGATGCACCAATGACAGAAAGGTGACCATTACAGTCACTGTGCTTGCCGTGGTGCTGCTTCTTACTGTCGCCATCATCACGCTGGCAG CCAAGAAACACCCACCCTGCCCGGCTCCcgccctgcccagctgcctggAGAGTGGGATTGGCTTCGGGAACAAGTGCTTTTACTTTCTGGAGGAGGAAGTGGACTGGGAAGGGAGTCAGCACTCCTGCCTCTCCCGCCAAGCCCACCTAGCCACCATCGACACCAAGGAAGAGCTG CATTTCCTCCTGCGCTATGGGAACTTCATGGAGTACTGGGTTGGTCTCTGGAGGGAAGGTTCAGGACCTTGGAAATGGCTCAATGGTTCCCTCTTCAATGCCCT CCATCTGCAGAGACACCGCAGTGAAGTCCAGGAGGATACAGAAATCCTGAATTCCACCTGA
- the LOC128783071 gene encoding C-type lectin domain family 2 member D-like isoform X1, whose protein sequence is MAEVPFEEGGDSAAMMELLQQRAEGRTNFSRRCTNDRKVTITVTVLAVVLLLTVAIITLAAKKHPPCPAPALPSCLESGIGFGNKCFYFLEEEVDWEGSQHSCLSRQAHLATIDTKEELHFLLRYGNFMEYWVGLWREGSGPWKWLNGSLFNALFDIQGNGHCAYTNSHRISSDRCSETKFSICSHLQRHRSEVQEDTEILNST, encoded by the exons atggcagaAGTCCCTTTTGAAGAAG GTGGAGACTCGGCTGCTatgatggagctgctgcagcagagagcagagggaaggaccA ATTTCAGCCGCAGATGCACCAATGACAGAAAGGTGACCATTACAGTCACTGTGCTTGCCGTGGTGCTGCTTCTTACTGTCGCCATCATCACGCTGGCAG CCAAGAAACACCCACCCTGCCCGGCTCCcgccctgcccagctgcctggAGAGTGGGATTGGCTTCGGGAACAAGTGCTTTTACTTTCTGGAGGAGGAAGTGGACTGGGAAGGGAGTCAGCACTCCTGCCTCTCCCGCCAAGCCCACCTAGCCACCATCGACACCAAGGAAGAGCTG CATTTCCTCCTGCGCTATGGGAACTTCATGGAGTACTGGGTTGGTCTCTGGAGGGAAGGTTCAGGACCTTGGAAATGGCTCAATGGTTCCCTCTTCAATGCCCT GTTTGACATCCAGGGCAATGGCCACTGCGCCTACACGAACTCCCACAGGATCAGCAGTGACAGGTGCTCTGAGACTAAATTCTCCATCTGCAGCCATCTGCAGAGACACCGCAGTGAAGTCCAGGAGGATACAGAAATCCTGAATTCCACCTGA